One genomic segment of Pseudobdellovibrionaceae bacterium includes these proteins:
- a CDS encoding DUF1844 domain-containing protein gives MEANFSVLVMSIASSAAITLGLTPDPQTNKTETNPEMARFNIDLLVMLKEKTQGRLSPDEEKLMAAILGDLQLKFMQLKNTPNAGAPK, from the coding sequence ATGGAAGCCAATTTTTCCGTCCTGGTGATGTCGATCGCGTCGAGCGCGGCCATCACTCTGGGACTGACCCCGGATCCGCAAACGAACAAAACCGAAACGAATCCCGAGATGGCTCGATTCAACATCGACCTGCTCGTGATGCTCAAAGAAAAAACCCAAGGTCGCCTGAGCCCCGACGAAGAGAAGCTCATGGCCGCAATCCTTGGCGATCTGCAGTTGAAGTTCATGCAGCTCAAAAACACCCCCAACGCGGGAGCCCCCAAGTGA
- a CDS encoding trypsin-like peptidase domain-containing protein: MRSFVLSIVFAIGAASLLILPGEGLWAQKKEPYAIKLGDPLPGNAFIELNKLVNPAVVNISTTQRQVVPRANRDPYFDMLEQLFGGRAQRRPAQSLGSGFLIREDGLIITNNHVIDGADIIQVQVGTSDKLMDATVIGKDGRTDIALIKIEGKGYPVLKLGNSSTTEVGEWVAAFGNPFGQAHTMSKGIISAKGRDISEINRFPLLQTDTPINPGNSGGPLVNLKGEVIGVNAAIDPRAQNIGFAIPIDEVKGVLPLLEKDGRIRSGYLGVVLADLDPRIASELGMENLNGAIVAQVEPKGPASIAGLTPYDVIVEFNGKKVEDSGSLRTIVADTPVGQKVPVKVVRDGKNRSLSVAVGERPEAPTARRVPRKEHRGTTAPHDLGFTVSDMNANLRKDFEIPEDVKKPVVIDISRGSAAAQAGLLPGDVILDINRREVHSSADVMKGLKKGTNTLRVFRQGTVLFLMIRA, encoded by the coding sequence GTGAGAAGTTTCGTCCTCTCCATCGTTTTCGCGATCGGTGCCGCTTCACTTTTGATTCTTCCCGGCGAAGGCCTTTGGGCGCAGAAGAAAGAACCCTACGCGATCAAACTCGGCGATCCACTTCCGGGCAACGCGTTCATCGAGCTCAATAAACTCGTGAATCCGGCCGTCGTGAACATCTCGACGACCCAACGCCAAGTCGTTCCCCGCGCGAACCGCGATCCTTATTTCGATATGCTCGAGCAGCTGTTCGGCGGACGCGCGCAGCGCCGGCCCGCGCAGTCGCTGGGTTCGGGATTTTTGATTCGTGAGGATGGGCTTATCATCACGAACAATCACGTCATCGACGGCGCGGACATCATCCAGGTCCAAGTCGGCACGAGCGATAAGTTAATGGACGCGACCGTCATCGGCAAAGACGGCCGCACCGACATCGCGCTGATCAAAATCGAAGGCAAAGGCTATCCGGTTTTGAAGCTCGGCAATTCGTCGACCACCGAAGTCGGCGAATGGGTCGCGGCCTTCGGAAATCCGTTCGGCCAAGCGCATACGATGTCGAAAGGGATCATCTCGGCGAAAGGCCGCGACATCTCTGAAATCAACCGCTTCCCGCTGCTGCAAACGGACACCCCGATCAACCCCGGAAACTCCGGCGGTCCCTTGGTGAATTTGAAGGGCGAGGTCATCGGCGTGAACGCGGCGATCGATCCCCGCGCACAGAACATCGGCTTCGCGATCCCCATCGACGAGGTGAAGGGCGTCCTTCCGCTCTTGGAAAAAGACGGCCGCATCCGCTCGGGATACTTGGGCGTGGTGCTGGCGGATCTGGATCCGCGCATCGCCAGCGAGCTCGGCATGGAAAACCTGAACGGCGCCATCGTCGCGCAAGTCGAGCCGAAGGGCCCGGCCTCCATCGCGGGACTGACTCCTTATGACGTGATCGTCGAGTTCAACGGCAAAAAAGTGGAAGACTCGGGATCGCTCCGCACCATCGTCGCCGATACGCCCGTGGGACAGAAAGTGCCCGTGAAGGTCGTGCGTGACGGAAAAAATCGTTCCCTGAGCGTCGCCGTGGGCGAGCGCCCAGAAGCGCCGACCGCACGTCGCGTCCCCCGCAAAGAGCATCGCGGAACGACGGCGCCGCACGATTTGGGTTTCACGGTTTCGGATATGAACGCGAATCTGCGCAAGGATTTCGAGATTCCCGAAGACGTGAAAAAGCCCGTCGTGATCGACATCTCGCGTGGCTCGGCCGCGGCGCAAGCCGGACTTTTGCCCGGTGACGTGATCCTGGATATCAACCGCCGCGAGGTCCACTCGTCCGCGGACGTAATGAAGGGGCTGAAGAAGGGCACGAACACCCTGCGGGTCTTCCGCCAGGGCACGGTGCTTTTCTTGATGATCCGCGCGTAA